cttcttggcACTTGTATGGTAATTGGTGATGGAGTGCTCACTCCAGCTATTTCAGGTAGGCGTCTTTCCAGTTTAAACAATATAAAAACATGTTGCAATTCTTTCTGGTTTGACTAATTCATGTCTATGctattttagtcttttctGCGGTGTCTGGCCTGGAATTATCCATGTCCAAGGAGCATCACCAGTGTAAGCTTCTCATCTCCTATTTTATTTCGTATAAGATTTTTCATTTCCAATCAATAGTAGTAGAGGACTAATAAAGTTTCTCAACAATCAGTTAATTGTAGACTTGCAGTAATGATTTGCCCATTTTGTCTATTTACATCTATATTCTGCCCCAATTTGCAGATGCAGTGGTTCCAATTACTTGTTTCATATTGTTGTGTCTTTTTGCACTTCAACACTATGGCACCCATCGAGTTGGATTCTTTTTTGCACCAGTGGTGTTTGCATGGCTTCTGTGCATCAGTGCACTTGGCTTATATAACATATTCCAGTGGAATCGGTATATCTATCAAGCTCTCTCTCCATATTACATGTTCAAGTTCTTGAGGAAGACAAGGATAAGCGGATGGATGTCTTTAGGTGGAATATTGCTGTGCATAACAGGTACTTTTggaaaatatttgcatataatatattcctgtatatattttgttgttgtcctGCATATTGATGAATAATGTGTGGCTATGCATGCAGGCTCGGAGGCCATGTTTGCTGATCTTGGCCACTTCTCATATTCTGCTATTCAGGTAAGTCTTACATTCCTCGTAGTGTCTTCTCTATGCATTGTGAATACTGATTTGGATACTAATAAGGGAGTTGCAACCCCCACTGTCTTAGTGCAGGTTGCTTTTACCTTTTTGGTTTATCCAGCACTTATATTGGCATATATGGGTCAAGCTGCTTACTTATCACAACATCACCACACCAGTCACCGGATTAGTTTTTATGTCTCAGTTCCAGGTATGTGTTCGTCATTCTTGTTTTATAGACAGGAATAttattcaacaacatttcattagAAAATGTGACGACTTTACGTTTTTGGGTACAGAAAGTGTGAGATGGCCAGTGCTTGTACTGGCCATTCTTGCTTCTGTTGTGGGAAGCCAAGCAATCATCAGTGGAACATTTTCTATCATAAACCAGAGCCAGTCACTAGGTTGTTTCCCAAGAGTCAAGGTTGTTCACACTTCTGACAAGGTACATGGCCAGATATATATCCCTGAGATCAATTGGATGCTCATGATCCTCTGCATTGCAGTGACCATTGGATTTAGAGACACAAAACACCTGGGGAATGCATCAGGTAAGTTggtctttatatatttttctagatTCATATTATAAAGTTCATCTCTCATTCATAGAGTCTGCCTAAATTTCTTATCATGAATACATCCAAAGGCAgctaattaaaattttaaaatcattaaTGTTTCTTGAAGTACTAAGCagcagtttttatttatttatttcaggGTTAGCAGTGATGGCGGTTATGCTAGTGACAACATGCCTCACTTCCTTGGTGATCATCCTTTGTTGGCGCAAGCCACCTATTCTAGCTCTTTGCTTCCTAATCTTCTTTGGATCTATTGAATTGCTCTACTTCTCAGCTTCACTCACAAAGTTCCGGGAGGGTGCCTGGCTCCCCATCCTTCTTGCTCTGTTCCTCATGACTATCATGTTTGTTTGGCACTATGCAACCATCAAGAAGTACGAATTTGACCTCCACAACAAGGTTTCCTTGGACTGGCTTCTAGCGTTGGGTCCAAGCTTGGGAATTGCTCGAGTCCCTGGCATTGGCCTAGTGTTCACAGATCTCACCTCTGGCATTCCTGCTAACTTCTCCCGCTTTGTAACCAACCTCCCTGCTTTTCACCGCGTTCtagtttttgtgtgtgtaaaGTCGGTCCCTGTCCCTTATGTTCCGCCTGCTGAGCGCTACCTGGTGGGTCGTGTTGGTCCTGCAGCTCATCGGTCCTATAGGTGTATTGTTCGGTATGGATACCGTGATGTTCATCAGGATGTTGACTCCTTTGAATCAGAACTAGTTGATAGGCTGGCTGATTTCATCCGATATGATTGGTGTCGAACACAGAGAACTAGCTCATGCACTGAGGATGATGCATCAAGGTCTACTGATATGAGTGACAGTAGACTGGCTGTCATTGGAACAGTGGCATTTTCTGGTGCACCAGCTTATGAGATAGAGGAGACTCAACCGGCAAGTGTATCTGTTGGTTTCCCAACTGTAGAAAGTATAACAGATGTTATTGAGATGGAACCAGTTGAAAGAAGAGTGAGGTTTGCCATTGATGATGACTCTCAGGCTGATAGCCGGACTGAGAATGCCATGCAGATACGTGAAGAGCTCGAGGATCTGTATGCAGCTCAACAAGCTGGGACGGCGTTTATACTCGGGCACTCACATGTTAAAGCAAAGCAAGGTTCATCTATCATGAAGAGATTGGCCATTAACTTTGGGTATAATTTCCTGAGGAAGAATTGCAGGGGGGCAGATGTGGCGCTCAAAGTGCCACCAGTGTCCCTTCTTGAGGTTGGGATGGTTTATGTTGTCTAGACCAGACAGACATGTAATTACCAAATAGTTTTGTCTTTGTTTGCTCACTCCTGTAGCAGAGAGAGTGGAAAGGGATGTGCTAGGAAGATGATTGTGTAGTTCAAAGAGGTCTGTAGAAAAATGTTACTCTACCACGCCATCAGTCTCACAGATGATGCATTTAGCTAGATTACTACCAGAAAACTGTGAAAATTACTACTTTTTCTTGGGTCGATGTCAGACCTGACTTGTCATGATCTTATGCCATCTTCAGATTTTACTGTAGTCTGGGAAACCTAATTATTTGGAACAATCAACCTGTTCTACACTCGTAAACTATATGAACAATAATGTATGTATAACCTAACTCTATTCGTAAACACGAATCTTGCCTCCTTATACTGAAGTTCGGATTCCAGCCCCATGAATTAGAATAGTTTTAGACTATCAATTGTAcaagggaaaaataaaacaccaaCTCTGTTCAACATGGCATGTGCGCTTGCATCCTAAATGATGTGGATCTGAGGACCTGGATCCAAATCACCCATTTAATAAAATGAGTGATCTGAAAATAAACTTGGTTTTTCACTAGCCATCAGTCTCAGATTCTATAAGATACTTGAATTCTGGATGAATGACTTTGGAAAAAACCAAATGACTGCTTTGATAAAGGGCCACGTAGTATTATGCTGACCACCAAGCCTAGTGAGTGGCAGGCATGCTATCTTTCTCTACGCGTGGCTACTATTTAGTCGTCTAAATAGGCTAAAGATTCAGACACGAACACCCTAAACACCAACAACATACAAGGAGCAAAATTAACTTCATTAATTTTTGCAAAGCAAAGCAGACATGGGAGTTCTAAGAACACTTCCTTTGACCCCTCCACACGGCAAGTTCCCTTCAAATTTTGGAGTTGCAGAGTGCTTATCAAACCGTGGCGGGTTCGTCAGCAAGAGCTCTCAGTTTAGGGTCTTAGCTAAAACAGAGAAGGGTGAGAAAGGTGACAAGGAAGAACCCAAGAAAACCAAGCAGTCATTGTTTAGCAGTGTGACAGAAGCACTTGATTTTTCTCAGACCAGGTCTGTAGAGGACGCTCTGCTTATTGAAGATGCTAGAGAGGCCACCAAGTCTGGAGAGAAAATGTCCAGGGAACAGGTAtgttgaaaattaaaatgctTTCAAACTAGCtcattgttttaaaaaatttgctaattgggttttcttattttcatgCAGTATGGGGCTCTGAGAAGGAAAATTGGAGGAACATACAAGGATTTCTTCAAATCTTATGTTGATGGTATGTAGAAACTTTGAAATTATAGTGTGGTTCAATccaaatagcagcactcttttCTCAATATTTTGGCTCAATGTTGTTGTGATTTTCCTAACTTCGGTAATGGTTTTTCAATTGGAAATCAGTGGATGGGCAATATGTGGAAGAAGGCTGGGTGGACAAAACGTGCAAGGTTTGCAAGAAAGACACAGGGGGTGAGCCAAGGCAAGTGGACAAACTTGGAAGATATGTTCATGTGGCGTGTATGGAGAAATCGAAATCTGGCAACTTTTTTACCAGACTTTTCTCAGgatgaagagagagaacatGGTGCTTGTATTGTATATCTGATATCCCAGAGCCTAACTGGTGATGCGATGTGATGCCAATTTTAGATACAAAAATATATGATTCAATGTTGGGTAGAAGATTTGAGAACTTagcttgtttttctcttttaattgtaattgatgAGCATTGAGCAATGAAGTGATCATAGTATGAACTAAAATATGCAGCAGGGCAAATCCATTCAAATTTCGTTTGACCAAGCATTcgagtaaaaacaaaaacagatgGAGCTACAATATGATACGATACATATAATGTAAACTTGGTAACATGTGATTTAAAGCAATTTGCAAGCAAACCAAGGCCTCAAACTGTGTTTAAAGATTGTAGGAAACCTTCCCCTTTTTGTTCGTTTAAGTTTCCCTTTTCTCAACAATCCTGGGTTTGATTTTCCTCTGTTAATTAGGAGTTATGTCTATTTTCCTGGTAGAAATGGGGTTTGGTTTAACCTATAAAAGAGCCTAGTTTAGAATTGTATTTTGCAAATTATTCAtacaatcaatcaaatcaagctTCGAGTTGCAGACGTTGTCTAAGCTTCATAGCAATCATTGCAATGGCCTGCAACGTTCAATCGCTCTGTCTCATCTTCTCCATCACGCTTTCGGTGCTACTTGGACCAAATTTTGCAGGTGAGTTTATTGTTACAAACTCTTGTAATGTTTACAATTGATTCTCTTATAATTAGCCTTGTTTTGCTCGTGCTCAAAGTTTTATCATACAtgtgaactttatttttttggtattcgTTGTCAATATGATTAAGATATTGTTAGAttctgttttattattttttgagaaTGAAAATCATAGACTATATTTAAagttaggaaaaaaaaaaaaaaaaaccttaaattTCATCGCCAGACTCTGTTGAATTGAAACTTCGATTTTGAAAGCTGTTCTACTATCCAAAGTACACTTCctgtaaaaaattaattaactatttTTCGGGTCATAAAACTGATTGTTTctaattgttttgatgaacACTGGccattatttctttaaaatttaacGAAGTACTAGTTAGGCAGAAATAGTAAATGTGCTAACATGCTTGTATTTCCCTAATTATCAGGCGCTTCTTCAATTGGAGTATGCTATGGAATGGTGGCCAACAACTTGCCACCACCAAGAGAAGTAATTGACATGTACACATCGAATCAAATCGGACGAATGAGACTCTACGATCCAAACCTAGAAGCATTCGAAGCCCTTCGCAATACTGCCATCGAAGTCCTAGTTGGAGTTAGGAATGAGGATCTTCAACAACTTGCAAACTCCTACTCTGCTGCTCAGAACTGGATAGCAACATACATAACACCTTATTCGCACCAAATCCAATTTCGATACATAGCTGTTGGCAATGAGGTCATTCCAGGAGACTCTGCCCAGTATGTCCTCCCAGCAATGAAAAACTTGCAAAATGCTTTGGGCAATAGATGCATCAAGGTCAGCACTTCAATTGCAACATCAGTCTTGGGTGTATCTTACCCTCCCTCAGCTGGAGCCTTTTCTCAAGACACCATGGAGTACATGGTACCTATTGCTCGATACCTCAATAGCATTGGTGCACCCTTATTAGCCAATGTGTACCCTTATTTTGCCTACATTGGAGACACAATTGACATTTCACTGCCTTATGCATTGTTCGTTTCTGGGAAGGTCGTGACAGACGGTCGTCTAAGTTATGATAACCTGTTTGACTCCATGGTGGATGCATTACAT
The Prunus dulcis chromosome 2, ALMONDv2, whole genome shotgun sequence DNA segment above includes these coding regions:
- the LOC117617493 gene encoding potassium transporter 2, with product MDLERVKCWDTSKKDSWKNILLLAYQSLGVVYGDLSISPLYVYKSAFAEDIQHSETNEEIYGVLSFVFWTLTLVPLFKYVFIVLRADDNGEGGTFALYSLICRHAKVSLLPNRQLADEALSTYKLEHPPEKEKSSRLKVVLEKCKALHTALLILVLLGTCMVIGDGVLTPAISVFSAVSGLELSMSKEHHQYAVVPITCFILLCLFALQHYGTHRVGFFFAPVVFAWLLCISALGLYNIFQWNRYIYQALSPYYMFKFLRKTRISGWMSLGGILLCITGSEAMFADLGHFSYSAIQVAFTFLVYPALILAYMGQAAYLSQHHHTSHRISFYVSVPESVRWPVLVLAILASVVGSQAIISGTFSIINQSQSLGCFPRVKVVHTSDKVHGQIYIPEINWMLMILCIAVTIGFRDTKHLGNASGLAVMAVMLVTTCLTSLVIILCWRKPPILALCFLIFFGSIELLYFSASLTKFREGAWLPILLALFLMTIMFVWHYATIKKYEFDLHNKVSLDWLLALGPSLGIARVPGIGLVFTDLTSGIPANFSRFVTNLPAFHRVLVFVCVKSVPVPYVPPAERYLVGRVGPAAHRSYRCIVRYGYRDVHQDVDSFESELVDRLADFIRYDWCRTQRTSSCTEDDASRSTDMSDSRLAVIGTVAFSGAPAYEIEETQPASVSVGFPTVESITDVIEMEPVERRVRFAIDDDSQADSRTENAMQIREELEDLYAAQQAGTAFILGHSHVKAKQGSSIMKRLAINFGYNFLRKNCRGADVALKVPPVSLLEVGMVYVV
- the LOC117617495 gene encoding uncharacterized protein LOC117617495, producing the protein MGVLRTLPLTPPHGKFPSNFGVAECLSNRGGFVSKSSQFRVLAKTEKGEKGDKEEPKKTKQSLFSSVTEALDFSQTRSVEDALLIEDAREATKSGEKMSREQYGALRRKIGGTYKDFFKSYVDVDGQYVEEGWVDKTCKVCKKDTGGEPRQVDKLGRYVHVACMEKSKSGNFFTRLFSG
- the LOC117620344 gene encoding glucan endo-1,3-beta-glucosidase-like, with translation LSGASSIGVCYGMVANNLPPPREVIDMYTSNQIGRMRLYDPNLEAFEALRNTAIEVLVGVRNEDLQQLANSYSAAQNWIATYITPYSHQIQFRYIAVGNEVIPGDSAQYVLPAMKNLQNALGNRCIKVSTSIATSVLGVSYPPSAGAFSQDTMEYMVPIARYLNSIGAPLLANVYPYFAYIGDTIDISLPYALFVSGKVVTDGRLSYDNLFDSMVDALHAALGKAGAPQVQVVVSETGWPSHGNGMVTTPANAQIYNSNLISHVLSSRGTPRRPGNSTETYLFSMFNENMKPGAAVEQHWGLFHPNKWPVYPISFL